In Caballeronia sp. Lep1P3, a single genomic region encodes these proteins:
- a CDS encoding branched-chain amino acid ABC transporter substrate-binding protein — protein MRIPTSLRPLAWLTACAAALAAAPLTAAAEDVTVKVGFAAPLTGANAGYGKDLQNGVQLALDEANAKKISIGGKTAKFEIAAEDDQADPRIGVQAAQKLVDDGVAVVVGHFNSGTTLPASPIYNNAGIPMIDPAATNPTITTRGLENVFTVISSDAQNAGNAGMYAVTTTKAKRIGIIDDRTAFGQGEADEFEKAVKAKGGTIVAREFSDNQTVDFSAQLTRLKAANADLIFFGGLDRQAAAVAKRMKQLGINAQFVGGGGVMDADFLKLAGDAAEGAQAWEYGSPLDKLPQGKAFGDKFQKRFGVAILSYAPFGYDAAWAAINAMQKANSADPKVYRPVLKKISFEGITGPIAFDDNGALKNASSTLYQVKNGQWESVVTKHGM, from the coding sequence ATGCGTATCCCAACGAGCCTCAGACCGCTCGCATGGCTCACGGCGTGCGCCGCCGCGCTCGCTGCCGCGCCGCTGACCGCCGCAGCGGAAGACGTCACCGTGAAAGTGGGTTTCGCCGCGCCGCTCACGGGCGCGAACGCGGGCTACGGAAAGGACCTTCAGAACGGCGTGCAACTCGCCCTCGACGAAGCGAACGCGAAAAAGATCAGCATCGGCGGCAAGACCGCGAAGTTCGAGATAGCGGCGGAAGACGATCAGGCCGATCCGCGCATCGGCGTGCAGGCCGCGCAGAAGCTCGTCGATGACGGCGTGGCCGTGGTCGTCGGTCACTTCAATTCGGGCACGACGCTGCCCGCCTCGCCGATCTACAACAACGCCGGCATTCCGATGATCGATCCGGCGGCGACGAATCCGACCATCACCACGCGCGGCCTCGAAAACGTCTTCACCGTGATTTCGAGCGATGCGCAGAACGCGGGCAACGCCGGCATGTACGCGGTGACGACGACGAAGGCGAAACGCATCGGCATCATCGACGACAGAACGGCCTTCGGTCAGGGCGAAGCCGACGAGTTCGAGAAAGCGGTCAAGGCGAAGGGCGGCACGATCGTCGCGCGCGAGTTCAGCGACAACCAGACCGTCGATTTCAGCGCGCAGCTCACGCGTCTCAAGGCCGCGAACGCCGATCTTATTTTCTTCGGCGGCCTCGACCGGCAAGCGGCGGCGGTCGCCAAACGCATGAAGCAGCTCGGCATCAACGCGCAGTTCGTGGGCGGCGGCGGCGTGATGGACGCCGATTTCCTGAAGCTCGCGGGCGATGCCGCCGAAGGCGCGCAGGCGTGGGAATACGGCAGCCCGCTCGACAAACTGCCGCAAGGCAAGGCGTTCGGCGACAAGTTCCAGAAGCGCTTCGGCGTCGCGATTCTTTCGTATGCGCCGTTCGGCTACGACGCGGCGTGGGCCGCCATCAACGCGATGCAGAAGGCCAATTCCGCCGATCCGAAGGTGTATCGGCCGGTGCTTAAGAAAATATCGTTCGAGGGCATCACGGGACCCATTGCGTTCGACGACAACGGCGCGCTGAAGAATGCGTCCTCGACGCTGTATCAGGTGAAGAACGGGCAGTGGGAATCGGTCGTGACGAAGCACGGCATGTAA
- a CDS encoding YciI family protein — protein MRFMMLMIPRGYESAEPGAMPSAEAVAAMMKYNEELQKAGVLLALDGLHPPSMGARVTFEDGKPRVTDGPFAEAKEVLGGYWMIQVSSREEAIEWARRCPASANEIIEVRQVQEFGDFPPDVQEAAAGFDEMQKRART, from the coding sequence ATGCGTTTCATGATGCTGATGATCCCGCGCGGCTATGAAAGCGCGGAACCCGGCGCGATGCCGAGCGCCGAAGCCGTCGCCGCGATGATGAAGTACAACGAAGAACTGCAAAAGGCGGGCGTGCTGCTCGCGCTGGACGGGCTGCACCCGCCGTCGATGGGCGCGCGCGTCACGTTCGAGGACGGCAAGCCGCGCGTAACCGACGGCCCGTTCGCCGAAGCGAAGGAAGTGCTCGGCGGCTACTGGATGATCCAGGTGAGCTCGCGCGAGGAAGCAATCGAATGGGCCAGGCGCTGCCCGGCTTCCGCGAACGAAATAATCGAAGTGCGGCAGGTTCAGGAGTTCGGCGACTTCCCGCCGGATGTGCAGGAAGCCGCCGCCGGTTTCGACGAAATGCAGAAGCGCGCAAGGACGTAG
- a CDS encoding LacI family DNA-binding transcriptional regulator — translation MSDTVRSREEVSIADVAERAGVSVATVSRVLNGHTNVREVTRDKVRAAVAASGYRINELARNLRTAESRLLLTMVPDFGNPFYAAIVRGIDTVARQNGYFMLLCDTGADALRERSYFDLLRGRRADGAICLDPAAVQKALAEEASTLPWVACCEFDPAARVPYVGIDNHLAAGDVVRYLIEKGHERIALINSGQGYLYGRQRLAGYRDALRDAGIDANPAWLIELDSLDYDAGGRAAAQLSSLGRERPSAVFAVSDTLAIGVMNGLRGAGLRVPEDVAVVGFDDIAVAAHVDPPLTTVAQPMQALGETAARLLLKRLRDPRADVPGVLLPHRLIQRRSA, via the coding sequence ATGTCCGATACCGTTCGTTCCCGCGAGGAAGTATCGATTGCCGATGTCGCCGAGCGTGCCGGCGTGTCCGTGGCGACGGTCTCGCGCGTGCTCAACGGCCACACCAACGTGCGCGAGGTCACGCGCGACAAAGTGCGCGCGGCGGTGGCGGCGAGCGGCTATCGCATCAACGAGCTTGCGCGCAATCTGCGCACGGCGGAAAGCCGCCTGCTGCTCACGATGGTCCCCGACTTCGGCAATCCGTTTTACGCGGCCATCGTGCGCGGCATCGACACCGTCGCGCGGCAAAACGGCTACTTCATGCTGCTCTGCGATACCGGCGCCGACGCGCTGCGCGAGCGCAGCTACTTCGATCTCCTGCGCGGACGCCGCGCCGACGGCGCCATTTGCCTCGATCCCGCCGCCGTGCAGAAAGCACTCGCGGAAGAGGCATCGACACTGCCGTGGGTCGCGTGCTGCGAATTCGATCCGGCGGCGCGCGTGCCGTATGTCGGCATCGACAATCATCTTGCCGCCGGCGACGTCGTGCGTTATTTGATCGAGAAAGGTCACGAGCGCATCGCGCTCATCAATTCGGGGCAGGGCTATCTGTACGGGCGCCAGCGGCTCGCGGGCTATCGCGACGCGCTGCGCGACGCGGGCATCGACGCGAATCCGGCGTGGCTGATCGAACTCGACAGCCTCGACTACGACGCGGGCGGGCGCGCCGCCGCGCAACTGTCGTCGCTCGGACGCGAGCGGCCTAGCGCGGTCTTCGCGGTGTCGGACACGCTCGCCATCGGCGTGATGAACGGCTTGCGCGGCGCGGGCTTGCGCGTGCCGGAAGATGTCGCCGTCGTCGGCTTCGACGACATCGCCGTGGCCGCGCACGTCGATCCGCCGCTCACGACCGTCGCGCAGCCGATGCAGGCGCTCGGCGAAACCGCGGCGCGTCTGCTGCTCAAGCGCCTGCGCGATCCGCGCGCGGACGTGCCGGGCGTATTGCTGCCGCATCGCCTCATTCAACGAAGGAGCGCGTGA